A window of the Herpetosiphon gulosus genome harbors these coding sequences:
- a CDS encoding glycosyltransferase, translating to MKILIISKALTAATYHRKLELIATEPDVELTAIVPPMWFEPSVGEYPLEVQTPRNYRMHVVPLAHNGHHHTFWWQGLGKLIAAEQPDILHADEEAFNLATFQAFWHARKTQAKLCFYNWADVARRYPPPFSFFERYSYRHAAHAIAGNHLAKQLIRDHGYTGPISVIPQFGVDEAIFTPAPEPLPAKPFVVGFFGRLMRSKGVLDLLAALERLPSDIHCRLIGKGDLSNEVEQRIAKAPLAGRVTLEPLIPSSAMPEAMRSVHAYVLPSRTTPNWKEQFGRVLIEAMACGVPVIGSNSGEIPHVIDTAGLVFPEGDVAALAEAIHKLYLDQDYRQTIAQAGRQRALRHYTQTSIAQQHLAVYRSMR from the coding sequence ATGAAAATTTTGATTATTTCGAAAGCCCTGACCGCCGCTACCTACCACCGCAAGCTTGAATTGATTGCGACTGAGCCAGATGTTGAATTGACGGCGATTGTGCCACCGATGTGGTTTGAACCTAGCGTTGGCGAGTATCCGCTGGAAGTGCAAACGCCACGCAATTATCGCATGCATGTTGTGCCACTTGCTCATAATGGCCATCATCATACCTTTTGGTGGCAGGGTTTGGGCAAATTAATCGCCGCTGAGCAACCAGATATTCTGCATGCCGACGAAGAAGCCTTTAATTTGGCAACATTTCAGGCGTTTTGGCATGCCCGTAAAACCCAAGCCAAACTTTGTTTTTACAACTGGGCTGATGTAGCGCGGCGTTATCCACCGCCATTCAGTTTCTTCGAGCGCTACAGCTATCGCCATGCCGCCCATGCAATTGCTGGCAATCATTTGGCCAAGCAACTCATTCGCGATCACGGCTACACAGGCCCAATCAGTGTCATTCCGCAATTTGGGGTTGATGAGGCGATTTTTACGCCTGCGCCTGAGCCATTACCCGCAAAACCGTTTGTCGTGGGCTTTTTTGGGCGCTTGATGCGCTCGAAGGGTGTGCTGGATTTATTGGCAGCACTCGAACGTTTGCCCAGCGATATTCATTGCCGTTTGATTGGCAAGGGTGATTTGAGCAACGAAGTTGAACAACGCATCGCCAAAGCGCCGCTGGCTGGGCGGGTTACGCTTGAGCCGTTGATTCCCTCCAGCGCCATGCCCGAGGCCATGCGCAGTGTGCATGCCTATGTTCTGCCCTCGCGCACCACTCCCAATTGGAAAGAGCAATTTGGGCGGGTCTTGATTGAAGCCATGGCCTGCGGTGTACCAGTGATTGGCTCCAATTCAGGCGAGATTCCCCATGTAATTGATACAGCAGGTTTGGTGTTTCCCGAGGGCGATGTTGCAGCCCTAGCCGAGGCAATTCACAAACTTTATCTTGATCAAGATTATCGCCAAACCATTGCCCAAGCTGGTCGCCAACGCGCCTTGCGCCATTACACCCAAACCAGCATTGCTCAGCAGCATTTAGCAGTTTATCGCTCGATGCGCTAA